One Nitrospira sp. genomic region harbors:
- a CDS encoding D-alanyl-D-alanine carboxypeptidase family protein, translated as MVKSFVLTSTVLAAVLGTLVLGSPLDAQAEYSHKHKRQVRAVSTTGDRLPWRVAPAHSIFMKELRSGRVLYQHESLKRLSPASLTKIMSALVILEKGKLDDQATISRNAARAPKTHLRLRPGEVFKLEDLLKAMLIVSANDACLAAVEHVGGDEEQFVMLMNAKAAALGLTDTHFSNGCGFDGPEHYSTAEDLAKLSEVALQNPIFRALVREEREIITPISGHRAYVLHSTNRLLGRIPGVEGVKTGFTSKAGRCLIAKVSQNGSDLLVVILNSNRRWNTAVSLIDFGLKSTATMQ; from the coding sequence TTGGTTAAGTCATTTGTCCTCACGTCAACGGTTCTGGCTGCGGTATTGGGGACCTTGGTCTTGGGAAGTCCTCTCGACGCCCAGGCCGAGTATAGCCATAAACATAAGCGCCAGGTCCGAGCTGTGAGTACAACGGGCGACCGCCTTCCTTGGCGAGTGGCTCCCGCTCATAGCATTTTCATGAAAGAGCTTCGATCCGGCCGTGTGCTCTACCAGCATGAATCTCTCAAGCGACTCTCGCCTGCAAGTCTCACGAAAATCATGTCTGCGCTGGTGATTTTGGAAAAGGGGAAGCTGGATGATCAGGCGACCATCAGCCGCAATGCCGCGCGGGCGCCCAAAACGCATCTTCGGCTCCGTCCAGGTGAAGTGTTCAAACTCGAGGACTTGCTCAAAGCGATGCTGATCGTGTCGGCCAATGACGCCTGTCTGGCCGCGGTGGAACATGTCGGCGGCGATGAAGAGCAGTTTGTCATGCTCATGAACGCGAAAGCTGCCGCACTCGGGTTGACCGATACCCACTTCAGCAACGGCTGTGGATTCGATGGTCCTGAGCACTATTCAACGGCCGAGGATCTGGCGAAGCTCAGTGAGGTCGCGCTACAGAATCCGATCTTCCGTGCGCTCGTGCGCGAGGAACGTGAGATTATCACCCCGATTAGTGGTCACCGTGCGTATGTTTTGCACAGCACCAATCGGCTGTTGGGACGCATCCCCGGCGTGGAAGGCGTCAAAACCGGGTTCACCTCAAAAGCGGGCCGATGCCTCATTGCGAAAGTTTCACAGAACGGCAGCGATTTGTTGGTCGTGATCTTAAACTCCAATCGTCGCTGGAACACCGCCGTGAGTCTCATTGATTTCGGGCTGAAATCTACTGCAACGATGCAATAA
- a CDS encoding VCBS repeat-containing protein, with the protein MKVALCWLLAIGMWSCTKADPYHPPDLFYYYASYKVGKNPTTITTGDFNHDTFTDLITTNISSNTLSILLGNGDGSFRDQTQIKVCVEPRTLVMADFNHDTHADIVLACSGGDEVAFLMGRGNGKFEEGPHYPVHRTPVALATEDLNGDGHPDVVVALRNDKIQIFLGTGTPEFHHGAQYTYGDTPTSVALSDLNGDGKIDMVVTNGGPMSNAVSIWLGNGDGTFRDPKDYRTGKRPLSATFADFNNDRHRDLLVINGERDSFTTYLGNGTGTFLPGKDSGADAGPIAGVTRDFDGDRILDVAIANLQSNDLSILFGNGDGTFHYPPRNYPTKAGPFALATFWVTTNAVEEPGLVTADNGNGTVSIFLHRGLKAVKPAPIASNEH; encoded by the coding sequence ATGAAAGTCGCCCTGTGCTGGCTCTTGGCTATCGGGATGTGGTCCTGCACCAAGGCCGATCCATACCACCCGCCCGATCTGTTTTACTACTACGCGAGCTACAAAGTCGGGAAGAACCCCACGACGATTACGACTGGCGATTTCAATCACGATACGTTTACGGATCTCATCACAACCAATATTTCCAGTAACACCCTCTCGATCCTGCTGGGCAATGGTGATGGTAGCTTTAGAGACCAAACTCAAATCAAAGTGTGTGTCGAGCCACGGACTTTGGTTATGGCGGACTTTAACCACGACACCCATGCGGACATCGTGCTGGCCTGCTCGGGAGGTGATGAAGTCGCGTTCCTGATGGGTCGAGGAAACGGCAAGTTTGAAGAGGGACCACACTACCCTGTCCATCGAACGCCAGTGGCCCTGGCCACCGAGGATCTGAATGGTGACGGTCACCCCGATGTCGTTGTTGCGCTGCGAAACGATAAGATCCAAATATTTCTTGGAACCGGAACCCCAGAGTTTCACCATGGGGCGCAATATACCTATGGTGATACCCCCACGTCTGTGGCACTGTCGGACCTCAATGGCGATGGGAAGATCGACATGGTCGTCACCAACGGCGGACCCATGTCCAATGCCGTCTCGATCTGGCTGGGCAACGGAGACGGGACGTTTCGCGACCCTAAAGACTATCGGACCGGCAAACGTCCGCTCTCCGCGACGTTTGCCGACTTTAATAACGATCGCCACCGCGACCTGCTCGTGATCAATGGAGAGCGAGATAGCTTCACGACATACCTCGGCAATGGCACTGGCACATTTTTGCCGGGCAAGGATTCAGGTGCCGATGCCGGTCCTATCGCAGGTGTTACTCGTGATTTCGATGGCGACCGGATCCTCGATGTCGCCATTGCAAATTTGCAATCCAACGATCTGTCGATCCTCTTCGGTAACGGTGACGGAACCTTTCACTATCCACCCAGGAACTATCCTACAAAGGCGGGCCCGTTTGCACTGGCGACATTCTGGGTAACCACCAATGCCGTCGAAGAGCCGGGATTGGTAACGGCCGACAATGGAAATGGGACGGTTTCAATTTTTCTTCATCGTGGACTGAAAGCGGTAAAGCCAGCGCCAATTGCTTCAAATGAGCATTGA
- a CDS encoding PCP reductase family protein, producing the protein MSSSDSLESAGAEIRWTDGALQRMERAPVFLRGMVRRLAEKKARELGYEEIDEVKLDQFKGQMMGSMGGATGMASAAEAMEKGQLPWTAAAKARLDAVPEFMRGMIKQIAEEMAREGGHMEVNIDLLDRVESMADARERELPPLTWSEGALALLQQKIKDSPPIALEFVSDMIRHDTEEVAREKGFTTIDETNVVQLWEAPQQKVAWSDEAWKRLQTSPDFVRSGIRKAAERRARKLGLSEIDSDSLTTFRNQAMMKAVKRIRSFGYNELTFDAFDTALTKTKRLQGNDQAEKRLQEIRGHFSDPNAKKPEGGTLGADLMGRFRRYLKGEGAL; encoded by the coding sequence ATGTCATCCTCAGATTCTCTTGAGTCTGCCGGCGCCGAGATTCGCTGGACCGATGGTGCGTTGCAGCGCATGGAACGTGCTCCGGTCTTCCTTCGCGGCATGGTCCGGCGACTGGCTGAAAAGAAAGCGCGGGAACTCGGTTACGAGGAGATCGACGAAGTTAAGCTGGACCAGTTCAAGGGCCAGATGATGGGGTCGATGGGGGGCGCGACCGGTATGGCGTCGGCGGCGGAGGCCATGGAGAAAGGGCAGTTGCCCTGGACCGCTGCTGCCAAAGCACGGCTCGATGCCGTTCCCGAGTTCATGCGCGGGATGATCAAGCAGATTGCGGAAGAGATGGCTCGCGAAGGCGGGCATATGGAAGTCAATATCGATTTACTCGATCGGGTCGAATCGATGGCCGATGCCCGTGAGCGCGAGTTGCCCCCGCTCACGTGGAGCGAGGGTGCGTTGGCGCTCCTGCAACAGAAGATCAAAGACTCGCCGCCGATCGCGCTGGAATTTGTCAGTGACATGATCCGACACGACACGGAAGAGGTGGCCCGGGAAAAAGGGTTCACGACCATCGATGAGACGAATGTCGTGCAATTGTGGGAGGCGCCCCAGCAGAAGGTGGCCTGGTCGGATGAAGCCTGGAAGCGACTCCAGACCTCGCCTGATTTCGTCAGGAGCGGTATCCGAAAGGCGGCGGAACGGCGTGCGAGGAAGCTGGGCTTGTCCGAGATCGACTCGGACTCCCTGACGACGTTTCGCAATCAGGCGATGATGAAAGCGGTGAAACGTATTCGATCGTTCGGCTATAACGAGCTGACGTTTGACGCGTTTGATACGGCGCTAACCAAGACGAAGCGGCTTCAGGGGAACGATCAAGCTGAAAAGCGTTTACAGGAAATCCGTGGGCATTTTTCCGATCCCAACGCGAAAAAGCCCGAGGGGGGGACGCTTGGGGCCGATCTCATGGGTCGATTCCGCCGGTATCTCAAGGGCGAAGGGGCGCTCTAG
- a CDS encoding HU family DNA-binding protein, with translation MTKAQIIEQMSEKVTTLTKRQAEVVVNTIFDCIRDSLKNGDKTEIRGFGSFRLRARRMKEGRNPKTGATVAVPAKRVPFFKAGKELKELLNQ, from the coding sequence ATGACGAAAGCGCAGATCATCGAGCAGATGTCGGAGAAAGTCACCACGTTGACTAAGCGGCAGGCCGAAGTCGTCGTGAATACCATTTTTGATTGTATTCGAGACTCTCTGAAGAACGGGGATAAGACCGAGATCCGCGGGTTCGGAAGTTTCCGGTTGCGTGCGCGGCGGATGAAAGAAGGGCGCAATCCGAAGACCGGTGCGACTGTCGCGGTGCCGGCGAAACGCGTCCCGTTTTTTAAGGCCGGCAAAGAACTCAAAGAGTTACTGAACCAATAG
- the sppA gene encoding signal peptide peptidase SppA gives MADDQPTERSPKRSLLRKFLWVVGGGLGLLFLVNVLLPDLDLSGEDRIALIRIEGVILDAQETLGELKKFSENPSVKAIVLRIDSPGGGVVPSQEIYDAVRRVRTKSNKAVIASMGSVAASGGYYIAAATDRIVANPGTLTGSIGVIMEMANVEGLLQKIGVEGVVVKSGKYKDVGSPLRKMSEEERGLLQTVMDDVHKQFIEAVAEGRSLEVTEVQALADGRIFTGRQAKAAKLVDELGNLDDAIQLAADVVGIEGEPKVIEQRRRFSIRELLESKLSSVLPKFDFHSGVNLKYLMAY, from the coding sequence ATGGCTGACGACCAACCAACAGAACGCAGCCCCAAACGCTCTCTGCTGCGCAAGTTTCTTTGGGTCGTGGGGGGTGGTTTGGGGTTGCTGTTCCTGGTCAATGTATTGTTGCCCGATCTTGATCTCTCGGGCGAGGATCGCATTGCGCTGATCCGCATCGAGGGCGTCATTCTTGACGCCCAGGAAACGCTCGGCGAGCTGAAGAAATTCAGTGAGAATCCCTCCGTCAAGGCGATCGTGCTTCGAATCGATAGCCCGGGCGGAGGGGTGGTCCCCTCGCAAGAGATTTACGACGCGGTGCGCCGGGTGCGGACCAAGAGCAACAAAGCCGTGATTGCGTCGATGGGAAGCGTGGCGGCGTCGGGCGGCTACTATATTGCCGCCGCGACCGACCGTATCGTGGCGAACCCCGGAACCCTGACCGGAAGTATCGGGGTAATCATGGAGATGGCCAATGTCGAGGGCCTTCTCCAGAAGATCGGCGTCGAAGGCGTGGTTGTGAAAAGCGGGAAGTACAAAGACGTCGGCTCTCCGCTGAGAAAGATGAGCGAGGAAGAGCGGGGGTTGCTGCAAACCGTTATGGACGATGTCCATAAGCAGTTCATTGAAGCCGTCGCCGAAGGCCGCTCGCTCGAGGTGACCGAGGTTCAGGCGTTGGCCGATGGCCGGATTTTTACCGGGCGCCAGGCGAAAGCCGCGAAGCTGGTCGATGAGCTTGGTAACCTGGATGATGCGATTCAGTTGGCGGCCGATGTCGTGGGAATCGAAGGTGAGCCGAAGGTCATTGAGCAGCGCCGTCGGTTTTCGATTCGCGAGCTGCTGGAGTCGAAGCTCTCGTCGGTCTTGCCTAAATTCGATTTCCATTCAGGGGTGAATCTGAAATATCTCATGGCCTATTAA
- a CDS encoding 30S ribosomal protein S1, protein MSTASTGNEPKLDRAALAALYEETFRNLEEGTITEGRVVALTKDKVVVDIGYKSEGMIPSDQFSPDDLQALKVGDSLQVYIEECEDDDGNLVLSKEKADKMKIWEELEKLFNEEKSIDGKIISRIKGGMMVDIGVKAFLPGSQIDLHPVRDLDGLVGKTFPLKIIKINHRRGNVVVSRRVLLEETRDTKRKTTLANLKEGQLIQGMVKNITDYGAFIDLGGIDGLLHITDMSWGRVGHPSEMFTVGDRVEVNVLKYDRETGRISLGLKQKSADPWTNVAGKYPIGTRVRGRVVSLTDYGAFIELEPGVEGLVHVSEMSWTHEVRHPSRVVTVGDQVEAAVLNVDPASRKISLGMKQTAPNPWDMIESKYPIGTKIEGKVKSLTDFGAFIGLEEGIDGLIHISDMSWTKHIKHPSELFKKAQKVDAVVLRIDKEKERLSLGFKQLSRDPWDDEIPARYHVGDSVTGKVSKVADFGIFIELEGGVEGLIHISEAGLDGAAKLEEKFKLLDDVAAKIIKVDREERKIALSLREHQSDSDRRQVDEYHSTQGALDQSLGRAAKQSRKKSQAED, encoded by the coding sequence ATGAGTACCGCATCAACAGGGAATGAACCGAAGTTAGACCGCGCCGCGTTGGCCGCCCTCTATGAGGAGACCTTCCGTAATCTTGAGGAGGGCACGATCACCGAAGGCCGCGTAGTGGCATTGACGAAGGATAAAGTCGTCGTCGATATCGGCTACAAGTCCGAGGGCATGATCCCGAGCGATCAATTCTCGCCGGATGATCTCCAGGCCCTCAAGGTGGGCGACAGCCTCCAGGTCTACATCGAAGAATGTGAAGATGACGACGGCAACTTGGTTCTTTCCAAAGAAAAAGCCGACAAGATGAAGATCTGGGAAGAGCTCGAAAAGCTCTTCAATGAGGAAAAGAGCATCGACGGGAAAATCATTTCGCGGATCAAGGGCGGCATGATGGTCGATATCGGCGTCAAAGCGTTTTTGCCGGGCTCCCAGATCGACCTGCACCCCGTGCGCGATTTGGACGGTCTCGTCGGCAAGACCTTCCCGCTGAAGATCATCAAGATCAACCATCGGCGAGGCAATGTGGTGGTGTCCCGTCGTGTCCTTCTTGAGGAGACTCGCGATACGAAGCGGAAGACCACGCTCGCCAATCTCAAAGAAGGCCAGCTGATTCAGGGTATGGTCAAGAACATCACCGATTACGGGGCGTTTATCGACCTCGGCGGAATCGACGGCTTGCTCCATATCACGGATATGTCGTGGGGTCGTGTCGGCCATCCGTCGGAAATGTTCACCGTCGGCGATCGTGTGGAAGTCAACGTGTTGAAATACGATCGGGAGACCGGCCGTATCTCGCTCGGACTGAAGCAGAAGTCCGCCGATCCCTGGACCAATGTGGCCGGGAAGTATCCGATCGGCACGCGGGTGCGCGGGCGGGTAGTGAGCTTGACGGATTATGGAGCATTCATCGAGCTCGAGCCGGGCGTTGAAGGATTGGTCCATGTCTCGGAAATGTCATGGACTCATGAAGTGCGTCATCCTTCGCGTGTCGTGACCGTGGGCGATCAGGTGGAAGCTGCCGTGTTGAACGTGGATCCCGCCAGCCGGAAGATTTCGCTGGGCATGAAGCAGACCGCGCCCAATCCCTGGGACATGATCGAGAGCAAGTATCCGATCGGGACGAAGATCGAAGGGAAAGTGAAGAGCTTGACCGATTTCGGGGCCTTCATTGGACTGGAAGAGGGCATCGATGGTTTGATTCACATCTCCGATATGTCGTGGACCAAGCACATCAAGCATCCGTCAGAGCTGTTCAAGAAGGCGCAGAAGGTCGACGCGGTCGTGTTGCGGATCGACAAAGAAAAGGAACGGCTGTCACTCGGGTTCAAGCAGCTCTCACGCGATCCGTGGGATGATGAAATTCCGGCGCGCTACCATGTCGGCGATTCGGTCACTGGGAAGGTCAGCAAGGTGGCCGACTTTGGGATCTTCATCGAGCTGGAAGGCGGCGTCGAAGGGTTGATTCACATCAGCGAAGCCGGACTGGACGGTGCGGCGAAGCTCGAAGAGAAGTTCAAGCTGTTAGATGACGTGGCCGCGAAGATTATCAAGGTCGATCGTGAAGAGCGGAAGATTGCGCTCAGCTTGCGCGAACATCAATCCGACTCCGATCGCCGACAGGTCGATGAATATCATTCAACGCAAGGCGCGCTCGATCAAAGCCTCGGACGAGCCGCGAAGCAGAGCCGTAAAAAGTCGCAGGCGGAAGACTAA
- a CDS encoding lysophospholipid acyltransferase family protein, whose protein sequence is MSGLVYGILWVLVRVSAAVLFRYKVEGTLPRTGGILIAANHASYVDIPLLGCGMKRRAWYLGRNDLFPVPVLNGILQRLGWIPLRPGRLDREAFGKAISLIQAGKVVVIFPEGGRSHDGHLRQPKSGIGVIVSQTGCPVVPAYLKGTFDVLPTGARWPRFRQVTVKLGDPLTFESGHPKEHDKGDAKRFYQQVSRTVITHIAALGNVPPPMVGHEGERVSPEPPTTGARNAE, encoded by the coding sequence GTGAGCGGGTTGGTCTACGGGATCCTCTGGGTCTTGGTGCGAGTCTCCGCAGCGGTCTTGTTTCGGTACAAAGTGGAAGGGACGTTGCCGCGGACCGGCGGAATACTCATTGCGGCCAATCACGCCAGTTACGTCGATATTCCGCTTCTGGGTTGCGGGATGAAGCGGCGGGCCTGGTATCTCGGACGCAACGACTTGTTTCCTGTGCCGGTGCTTAACGGGATTTTGCAGCGGCTTGGCTGGATCCCGCTCCGACCGGGCCGGTTAGACCGGGAGGCATTCGGGAAAGCGATCAGCCTGATTCAGGCCGGTAAGGTCGTGGTGATCTTTCCGGAAGGCGGACGCAGTCACGATGGCCATTTGCGGCAGCCGAAATCAGGCATTGGGGTGATCGTTTCGCAGACCGGTTGTCCGGTGGTGCCAGCCTATTTGAAAGGGACATTCGACGTCTTGCCGACCGGTGCCAGGTGGCCAAGGTTTCGGCAGGTGACGGTGAAGCTGGGAGACCCGCTGACTTTCGAGAGCGGGCATCCCAAAGAACACGATAAGGGAGATGCCAAGCGATTTTACCAACAGGTCAGCCGCACGGTGATCACGCATATCGCCGCCCTCGGAAATGTTCCTCCTCCCATGGTGGGACATGAAGGCGAGCGAGTGTCACCGGAGCCGCCGACTACCGGAGCTCGCAACGCTGAGTGA
- the cmk gene encoding (d)CMP kinase produces MIIAIDGPAGVGKSTVARQLAARLGYLYLDTGALYRAVAWKTLRSGIDPSHQEQVTALLPSLSIQMLFQNGAMLVLVNDVDVTNELRTPDVTAAASIVSAIPAVREWLLPVQRQIGQRGSVVAEGRDIGTKVFPSAPVKFFLEADATVRAERRHRELVAAGHGGPMEKTYQDLSGRDERDRTRAVAPLVPAADARLIDTSSLRIEDVVEQMLAVVAAVS; encoded by the coding sequence GTGATCATCGCGATTGATGGACCAGCCGGCGTGGGGAAAAGTACGGTTGCTCGACAGCTGGCGGCGAGGCTGGGCTATCTCTATCTTGATACGGGAGCGCTCTATCGGGCGGTGGCCTGGAAGACGCTGCGGAGCGGAATCGATCCGTCGCATCAGGAGCAGGTGACGGCCCTGCTTCCATCCCTCTCGATTCAGATGTTGTTTCAAAACGGTGCGATGCTGGTATTGGTCAACGATGTGGATGTCACGAATGAATTGCGTACGCCCGACGTGACGGCAGCGGCCTCTATCGTCTCGGCGATCCCTGCCGTCCGCGAATGGCTCTTGCCGGTGCAACGCCAAATCGGGCAGCGCGGCTCGGTCGTGGCTGAAGGCCGTGACATCGGGACCAAAGTGTTTCCCTCAGCGCCGGTGAAATTCTTTCTTGAGGCAGACGCGACCGTGCGGGCCGAGCGTCGCCATCGCGAGCTGGTGGCTGCCGGCCATGGCGGGCCGATGGAGAAGACCTATCAGGATTTGTCCGGTCGCGACGAACGGGATCGAACGCGCGCGGTCGCGCCGCTCGTGCCCGCAGCCGATGCGCGATTGATCGATACCTCGTCGTTGCGGATTGAAGATGTGGTGGAGCAGATGCTGGCGGTGGTTGCGGCGGTCTCGTGA
- the aroA gene encoding 3-phosphoshikimate 1-carboxyvinyltransferase → MASLTITPGRALTGTITVPGDKSVTHRAIILTSLAEGESRLSSYCRGEDCLNTMRAFQALGIHIDEQPDVLCVHGKGMWGLREADAPIDCGNSGTGTRLLTGLLAGQDFFTILTGDESIRRRPMGRVVKPLREMGAVIAGRKGGELAPLAITGTRLHGIDYTSPVASAQIKSSLLFAGLFAEGTMRFREPRLSRDHTERMFQSFGIPLRQDAGTLVLQGRPSSGWTGRAIVIPGDFSAAAFFLVGASIIPGSDVTIQNVGINPTRTGLIDVLTAMGAKIDVLNRRDQAGEPVADLRVRSATLKGVAVGPELIPQTIDEFPILCVAAAVAEGETTISGAEELRVKESDRIATMSAELKAMGAQITEQPDGMVIRGLGQAGKNGRLVGTMKGQGHGDHRVAMSLAIGGLTASTPTAVADTGCVDTSFPNFERTLASLLTA, encoded by the coding sequence ATGGCTTCATTGACGATCACCCCAGGCCGCGCGCTCACAGGGACCATTACGGTGCCCGGGGATAAGTCTGTGACGCATCGCGCGATCATCCTCACGTCATTGGCGGAGGGCGAAAGCCGATTGTCCAGCTACTGTCGCGGGGAAGACTGCTTAAACACAATGCGTGCATTTCAGGCACTCGGCATTCACATTGATGAACAGCCGGACGTGCTGTGCGTACATGGAAAAGGGATGTGGGGTTTGCGGGAAGCCGATGCCCCGATCGATTGCGGCAATTCCGGGACCGGGACCCGTTTATTGACCGGGCTGTTGGCCGGTCAGGATTTCTTCACGATTTTGACCGGAGACGAGTCGATTCGTCGGAGGCCGATGGGGCGTGTGGTGAAGCCCCTGCGGGAGATGGGCGCGGTGATTGCCGGGCGTAAAGGCGGCGAACTGGCTCCGCTGGCCATTACCGGCACGCGGTTGCACGGGATTGATTACACCTCGCCGGTGGCCAGTGCGCAGATCAAGTCGTCGCTGCTGTTTGCAGGGCTCTTCGCCGAAGGCACTATGCGGTTTCGCGAACCGCGCCTGTCCCGCGATCATACGGAGCGGATGTTCCAGTCGTTCGGGATTCCGTTGCGGCAGGATGCCGGGACCTTGGTGCTGCAAGGGCGGCCATCGTCCGGCTGGACCGGCCGCGCGATCGTGATCCCCGGAGATTTTTCCGCTGCGGCATTCTTTCTGGTCGGAGCGAGCATTATTCCAGGTTCTGACGTGACGATTCAGAATGTCGGGATCAATCCGACCAGAACAGGACTGATTGATGTATTGACGGCCATGGGAGCCAAGATCGACGTGCTCAATCGGCGCGATCAAGCCGGTGAACCGGTGGCGGATCTTCGTGTCAGGTCGGCGACGTTGAAGGGTGTGGCGGTTGGTCCTGAACTCATCCCGCAGACGATCGACGAATTCCCGATCCTCTGTGTGGCAGCGGCGGTTGCGGAAGGTGAGACGACGATCTCCGGCGCCGAAGAGCTCCGTGTGAAGGAAAGCGACCGTATTGCCACGATGAGTGCCGAGCTGAAAGCCATGGGAGCTCAGATCACAGAACAGCCTGACGGTATGGTGATCCGAGGGCTGGGACAGGCGGGAAAGAATGGCCGGTTGGTCGGCACGATGAAGGGGCAAGGCCATGGCGACCATCGCGTGGCGATGTCGCTGGCCATCGGTGGGTTAACGGCGAGTACTCCCACAGCAGTTGCGGATACGGGCTGCGTGGATACCTCGTTCCCGAATTTCGAGCGCACCCTGGCGAGCTTGTTGACGGCATAG
- a CDS encoding prephenate dehydrogenase/arogenate dehydrogenase family protein, translating to MTVHFKQVAIIGVGLIGGSLGMILRRKGLADQVVGIGRRVENLKTAVELGAIDRYVADPQEGVRGADLIILATPVDTYDRHLKDWASCLSPGAIVSDVGSVKGLLVEQSEASMPDGVHFVGAHPIAGKEKTGVAAGTDQLFQGARCIVTPTSKTNAEALERVRALWQETGSIVLTMDPHVHDQILGAVSHLPHVAAFALITALANLRDREITTLDLAAHSGGGLRDTTRIAASSPEMWRDIFLWNRENVVHFIDAYQESLQEFRRLVHAGDGAGIEKALERAKSEREKLNVRPSVPV from the coding sequence ATGACAGTTCATTTCAAACAGGTCGCGATTATCGGAGTGGGGCTGATCGGCGGGTCGCTCGGGATGATTCTGCGCCGCAAGGGGTTGGCCGATCAGGTGGTCGGCATCGGCCGACGGGTGGAGAATCTGAAGACGGCCGTCGAGTTGGGCGCAATCGATCGCTATGTCGCCGACCCTCAAGAAGGTGTGCGTGGCGCAGATCTCATAATTCTGGCCACCCCGGTCGATACCTACGACCGACACCTGAAGGACTGGGCCTCGTGCCTCTCCCCGGGGGCCATTGTGAGCGACGTCGGGAGTGTGAAGGGCCTATTGGTCGAACAGTCCGAAGCCAGCATGCCGGACGGCGTCCATTTCGTCGGCGCGCATCCGATTGCCGGAAAAGAAAAAACCGGTGTGGCGGCAGGAACCGATCAGCTGTTTCAAGGGGCGCGCTGCATCGTGACGCCTACCTCCAAAACCAATGCGGAAGCCTTGGAGCGAGTGCGGGCGTTATGGCAGGAGACGGGCTCGATCGTGCTGACCATGGATCCGCATGTGCACGATCAGATTCTAGGCGCCGTGAGTCATTTGCCGCACGTTGCGGCCTTCGCGCTGATCACAGCGTTGGCAAATCTTCGCGACCGTGAAATTACAACCCTCGACTTGGCCGCCCACTCCGGAGGCGGGCTGCGGGATACGACGAGGATTGCGGCGAGTTCTCCTGAGATGTGGCGGGATATCTTCCTCTGGAATCGCGAGAACGTGGTGCACTTCATCGATGCCTATCAGGAATCGCTCCAGGAGTTCCGGCGCTTAGTTCATGCGGGTGACGGGGCCGGGATCGAAAAGGCGCTTGAGCGTGCCAAATCCGAGCGCGAGAAATTGAACGTTCGTCCTTCTGTACCGGTGTAA
- the aroF gene encoding 3-deoxy-7-phosphoheptulonate synthase, which produces MIIVLRPDASEREVDHIIDRLRELGLKSQISTGQERTIIGVIGDDRILHNQPLTALPGVESVLPILAPWKLVSREFKKEPTIIDVGGVKIGGKKLVIMAGPCAVERLELTVGIAHEVKAAGASVLRGGAYKPRTSPYSFQGLGREGLDYLLEAKKQTGLPVVSEILDTRDIELFLEKADIIQIGARNMQNFELLKEVGAYDKPVLLKRGLSATIKEFLLSAEYIMSRGNRNVMLCERGIRTFETQYRNTLDLAAIPTLKELSHLPVIVDPSHATGKWQLVAPMSKAAIAAGADGLLIEVHSNPECALCDGEESIKPSKFKELMHDLGNIGRAVGREI; this is translated from the coding sequence ATGATTATCGTCTTGAGACCTGACGCATCTGAACGCGAAGTCGATCACATTATCGATCGGCTGCGAGAGTTGGGACTGAAGTCGCAAATCTCCACCGGTCAGGAGCGCACCATCATCGGAGTGATCGGCGACGATCGGATATTGCACAATCAGCCTCTGACCGCGTTGCCCGGGGTGGAAAGCGTGTTGCCGATTCTCGCTCCCTGGAAACTGGTGAGCCGGGAATTCAAGAAGGAACCGACCATCATCGATGTGGGCGGGGTGAAGATTGGCGGGAAGAAGCTCGTCATCATGGCGGGCCCCTGTGCGGTGGAGCGCCTCGAACTCACGGTCGGGATTGCCCATGAAGTGAAGGCCGCCGGAGCTTCGGTGCTGCGTGGCGGAGCCTATAAACCAAGAACGTCGCCCTATTCCTTCCAAGGCTTGGGCCGTGAAGGGCTGGACTATCTGCTTGAGGCCAAGAAGCAAACGGGGCTGCCGGTCGTCAGCGAGATTTTGGACACGAGAGACATTGAGCTGTTTCTGGAGAAGGCCGATATCATTCAGATTGGCGCCCGCAATATGCAGAATTTCGAACTCCTGAAGGAGGTCGGAGCCTACGACAAGCCGGTGCTGTTGAAGCGCGGATTGTCGGCGACCATCAAGGAGTTTCTCCTGTCGGCGGAGTACATCATGTCGCGCGGCAATCGCAACGTGATGCTGTGTGAACGCGGCATCCGGACATTTGAAACCCAGTATCGCAATACGCTGGATCTGGCGGCGATTCCGACGCTGAAAGAACTGTCGCATCTTCCCGTCATTGTCGATCCCAGCCATGCCACGGGGAAATGGCAGCTGGTGGCGCCCATGTCCAAGGCGGCGATTGCGGCTGGGGCTGATGGTCTGTTGATCGAAGTCCATTCCAATCCGGAATGTGCCTTGTGTGACGGAGAGGAATCGATCAAGCCGTCAAAGTTCAAAGAGCTGATGCACGATCTTGGCAATATTGGCAGAGCGGTCGGGCGAGAAATTTAG